One region of Syntrophobacter fumaroxidans MPOB genomic DNA includes:
- a CDS encoding DUF1328 domain-containing protein, producing the protein MIAWALIFLAVAIAAGVLGFGGIIGAQAWIAQVLFILFLVFFLVSLLSGRKPPVT; encoded by the coding sequence TGGGCTTTGATATTCCTGGCAGTGGCTATTGCAGCCGGCGTACTGGGATTCGGCGGGATTATCGGCGCGCAGGCATGGATCGCGCAAGTCCTGTTCATCCTGTTTCTCGTGTTCTTTCTCGTTTCACTGCTCTCGGGCAGAAAACCCCCGGTGACGTGA